The following proteins come from a genomic window of bacterium:
- a CDS encoding PilZ domain-containing protein: MKRIDSIYGIIRVVMINWSEKKKLHGLEKLIQDNEFSLAESECNKLISTLKEKSFIPREFISELFFFRSKIELSKCNYESAFSSLLEAIGYDFNPEENMPFLDKLIPKISSLNDTHVQMIKSLIQMEKDTPQVLSLLIRHIDTQWSPYQKYRSAEYKSWCERAFKKFGLRDSFILEELGRCYIVSEEDKIEVYEICRELGSSFTDLLYRAGIVCIRVDRYDIAEKILLSIIRAEKAKYLLKPPKMDYHFPAYVALGDICCFVKKGEFIKDGIFYYQEALKLNKKCASLYNRLGDVYRKMEGPQNLEASKDFYLKALEVDNENTKARYWLGTAFLSEGEYETAFGYFNSISNEKPDFPDINRKIIKCSESIAESYVKKGEKDKAKAICQDLIEQNANNFKAQMILKEIGTISADPVDDSHSPLETMDKKRHRRKCPRANTNLNATTKIIRNELKYLNLIPERISSKISNISASGAVIEIPLHKKEPVLLGSMTEVELYLPGSRDPVHIKGPVVRFLTSYSGINDSVGFAINFTDISQLSKEKIIDYVEQHR; the protein is encoded by the coding sequence TTGAAGCGTATTGATAGCATTTATGGTATAATCAGAGTGGTTATGATAAATTGGTCTGAAAAGAAAAAATTACATGGACTGGAAAAATTAATTCAGGATAACGAGTTTTCCCTTGCCGAGTCGGAATGCAACAAGCTAATCTCAACACTAAAGGAAAAAAGCTTTATCCCGCGTGAATTCATTTCCGAACTGTTTTTCTTCAGATCAAAAATAGAACTTTCAAAATGTAATTATGAATCAGCCTTTTCTTCTTTGCTGGAAGCCATCGGCTATGACTTTAATCCAGAGGAGAATATGCCTTTTCTTGACAAGTTAATTCCAAAAATATCTTCTTTGAATGATACACATGTCCAGATGATAAAAAGCCTTATCCAGATGGAGAAGGATACTCCCCAGGTATTGTCGCTGCTTATACGGCATATTGACACTCAATGGTCTCCTTACCAGAAATACCGGTCGGCAGAGTATAAATCATGGTGTGAAAGAGCGTTTAAAAAATTTGGGCTGAGAGACAGTTTTATACTCGAGGAGTTAGGAAGATGTTATATCGTATCCGAAGAAGATAAAATCGAAGTTTACGAAATATGCAGGGAATTGGGCTCTTCATTTACCGATCTGCTTTACAGGGCCGGCATTGTATGCATAAGGGTGGACCGGTATGATATCGCAGAAAAAATACTCCTTTCCATCATAAGGGCGGAAAAAGCCAAGTATCTTCTAAAACCCCCAAAAATGGACTACCATTTCCCGGCGTATGTCGCCCTCGGTGATATCTGCTGTTTTGTAAAAAAAGGAGAGTTTATAAAGGACGGGATTTTTTATTATCAGGAAGCTTTGAAATTAAATAAAAAATGCGCAAGCCTATACAACAGGCTTGGAGATGTTTACAGAAAAATGGAAGGACCGCAGAACCTTGAGGCCTCAAAAGATTTCTACCTGAAAGCGCTTGAAGTCGACAATGAAAATACAAAAGCAAGGTATTGGCTGGGAACGGCTTTCCTTTCCGAAGGCGAATATGAAACAGCATTCGGTTATTTTAATTCAATCTCAAATGAAAAACCCGACTTCCCAGATATAAACCGGAAAATTATAAAATGTTCGGAATCCATTGCGGAATCATATGTTAAAAAAGGAGAAAAAGATAAGGCAAAAGCTATCTGTCAGGATCTGATTGAACAGAACGCCAACAATTTCAAGGCTCAGATGATATTAAAAGAAATCGGAACCATATCCGCAGATCCAGTTGATGACAGCCATTCTCCGCTGGAAACGATGGATAAGAAGAGACACAGGAGAAAATGTCCCCGGGCCAACACAAATCTCAATGCAACCACAAAAATCATAAGGAATGAATTAAAATATTTAAATTTAATACCCGAACGCATATCGTCCAAAATTTCGAACATCAGCGCAAGCGGAGCTGTAATAGAAATTCCATTGCACAAAAAAGAACCCGTATTACTCGGCTCAATGACTGAAGTAGAACTGTATTTACCAGGCAGCCGGGATCCTGTCCATATCAAAGGACCCGTAGTGCGCTTTCTCACATCCTATTCGGGAATAAATGACAGTGTAGGATTCGCAATAAACTTCACGGACATATCACAACTATCTAAAGAAAAGATAATAGATTACGTGGAACAGCACAGATAA
- a CDS encoding RidA family protein encodes MKQITTNSAPKAIGPYSQAILSNNLLFVSGQIPIDPSTGKPVTGSPALQTKTILKNVGEILKKAGCTYKNIIKTEIFLTRMDCFAEVNEAYGSFFSEPYPARTTVVISSLPKGASVEISVIAAL; translated from the coding sequence ATGAAACAGATTACCACAAATTCGGCTCCCAAGGCAATAGGTCCCTATTCCCAGGCAATATTATCGAATAATCTGCTGTTTGTTTCGGGCCAGATACCGATAGACCCGTCAACCGGCAAACCGGTTACCGGAAGCCCGGCCCTTCAGACAAAAACTATTTTAAAGAATGTAGGTGAGATACTGAAGAAAGCCGGTTGTACATATAAGAACATAATCAAAACGGAAATTTTCCTAACCAGAATGGACTGTTTTGCAGAAGTTAACGAGGCATACGGCTCTTTTTTCTCAGAACCGTATCCCGCAAGGACAACAGTAGTGATATCTTCTCTGCCCAAAGGAGCCTCTGTAGAAATTTCGGTAATAGCCGCCCTTTAA
- the priA gene encoding primosomal protein N', translating into MIAKVVLEIPVFMEFDYIIPENLLSAISPGTMVKVPFRNKILRGYIINISHTSTRPKLKEIISVINEKPALSQNLIKLASWLSEYYLCPLGIVYRSFLPPGVRKNIKGRKDYRVISSLPLDRLSDIAEKMRKKSPKQSSVLRFICSHTEKKEFDMPKLVSAAKCSKQAIISLVEKGVLSLRPVCASEKDEISFPYPLVHEIKLTKEQESSLKKITGSIQKNEFCSYLLHGVTGSGKTEIYINSINHALQHSKGAIVLVPEISLTPQTIDRFRRRISEPLAIIHSGLSDGQRSEQWEKISKGLAKIVIGARSAIFAPVKDLGLIIVDEEHERSYKQEDSPRYNARDVAVMRGKLENAVVVLGSATPSLESYYNTTAGKYKLLSLPNRVDGKTLPSVEVIDMRSDRQNIKLSCSEELAGEIESRISRKEQTILFINRRGFSSSIICPSCGETIKCKNCSISMTYHKSKKSLFCHLCGYHRRLSSVCPTCSNPKLTQLGLGTEKVEYHIQKLFPHAKLLRMDSDTTSFRNAHRKLLTDFANKKYDILIGTQMVAKGLDFPDVTLVGIIFADLSLSLPDFRSAEVTYQLLTQVSGRSGRGAVPGKVIIQTCLPGHYSVTSSAKHSYMDFINKELQFRKELKYPPFTHIINFTISGKNEAHVQNKAEFLHGTVLKNKPDGIDILGPAPAAIQKTKSNFRWQILLKSQNIRKLHETAKELLNKSSSIKGIKISADVDPLSLL; encoded by the coding sequence ATGATCGCAAAAGTTGTATTGGAAATTCCCGTATTCATGGAATTTGATTACATTATTCCGGAAAACCTGCTTTCGGCCATTTCCCCCGGCACAATGGTAAAAGTCCCTTTCAGGAATAAAATTCTGCGCGGGTATATTATAAATATATCCCATACTTCAACCCGGCCTAAATTGAAAGAAATCATCAGTGTCATAAATGAAAAACCGGCGCTTTCCCAAAATCTGATAAAACTTGCGTCGTGGTTATCGGAATATTATTTGTGTCCTCTCGGCATAGTTTACAGGTCTTTTCTCCCTCCAGGTGTAAGAAAAAACATAAAAGGAAGAAAGGATTACAGGGTCATTTCTTCTTTACCCTTAGACCGTCTTTCGGATATAGCGGAAAAAATGCGTAAAAAATCGCCAAAGCAGTCCTCTGTCCTGCGGTTTATCTGTTCTCATACGGAAAAAAAAGAATTCGATATGCCAAAACTTGTATCCGCCGCAAAATGCTCAAAACAGGCGATAATTTCCCTGGTTGAAAAAGGGGTTCTTTCTCTGAGGCCGGTTTGCGCTTCCGAAAAAGACGAAATATCTTTCCCCTATCCTCTTGTACATGAAATCAAGTTAACGAAGGAACAGGAAAGTTCCTTAAAAAAAATAACCGGATCGATACAAAAAAATGAATTCTGCTCCTATCTGCTCCATGGCGTAACGGGAAGCGGGAAAACAGAAATTTATATCAATTCAATAAATCACGCGCTCCAACATTCAAAAGGAGCTATAGTCCTGGTTCCGGAAATATCACTTACCCCTCAAACAATTGACAGATTCCGGAGGAGAATAAGCGAGCCTCTGGCAATTATTCACAGCGGCCTGTCTGACGGACAGCGTTCAGAACAGTGGGAAAAAATTTCCAAAGGACTCGCAAAGATAGTAATCGGCGCCAGATCGGCCATTTTCGCCCCTGTTAAGGATTTGGGCCTAATAATCGTGGACGAAGAACATGAAAGAAGTTATAAACAGGAAGACAGCCCCAGGTACAATGCGAGAGATGTCGCGGTAATGAGGGGCAAGCTGGAAAATGCCGTGGTGGTTCTAGGCTCTGCTACACCGTCGTTGGAATCATACTATAACACAACCGCGGGAAAATACAAATTACTCTCACTACCGAACAGAGTAGACGGAAAAACACTTCCTTCAGTGGAAGTCATTGACATGCGTTCGGACAGGCAAAATATAAAACTATCATGTTCTGAAGAATTGGCCGGAGAAATAGAGTCAAGAATCTCAAGAAAAGAACAAACCATTCTGTTCATTAACAGGAGGGGCTTCTCATCATCTATAATATGTCCGTCCTGCGGCGAAACAATAAAATGCAAAAATTGCAGTATATCAATGACATATCATAAATCAAAAAAATCGCTTTTTTGCCATTTGTGCGGTTATCACAGAAGGCTTTCATCTGTATGTCCGACGTGTTCAAATCCAAAACTAACACAGCTCGGACTTGGCACAGAAAAAGTTGAATATCATATTCAGAAACTATTCCCTCACGCAAAACTGCTCAGGATGGACTCTGACACAACTTCTTTCAGGAATGCCCACAGAAAACTATTAACAGATTTCGCAAATAAAAAATACGATATCCTGATAGGGACTCAAATGGTGGCAAAAGGTCTGGACTTTCCCGATGTTACCTTAGTAGGAATAATATTTGCCGATTTATCTCTTTCTCTGCCTGACTTCCGTTCCGCCGAAGTCACCTATCAACTGCTCACACAGGTCTCGGGAAGATCAGGAAGAGGCGCTGTGCCGGGTAAGGTTATAATACAGACATGTTTGCCCGGTCATTACTCTGTAACTTCTTCCGCTAAACATTCTTATATGGACTTCATCAATAAAGAGCTACAGTTCCGCAAGGAACTCAAATATCCTCCCTTTACCCATATCATAAACTTTACCATCTCCGGAAAAAATGAGGCGCATGTCCAAAATAAAGCCGAGTTCCTGCACGGAACCGTTCTTAAAAATAAACCTGACGGCATCGATATCTTAGGCCCCGCTCCGGCAGCGATTCAAAAAACAAAATCCAACTTCAGATGGCAGATATTGCTAAAAAGCCAGAATATCCGAAAACTGCACGAAACGGCAAAGGAGTTGTTAAACAAATCATCTTCGATAAAAGGAATAAAAATATCCGCTGATGTTGATCCCCTGTCTTTATTGTAA
- the thyX gene encoding FAD-dependent thymidylate synthase codes for MKELWRYGINMGSMKVKLLESTKDAVNLIYSACRQCYSARFAAEIFRDKKISKKEKALFIRKIVSSGHESPLEHAKFTFAVEGVSRALTHQLVRHRIASYSQQSQRYVKDESFSYVTPPVFKSDTLLMKEYESCMKMISGCYGRLISILERKGIKGESANQDARFILPQGAETKIVITMNCRELIHFFKQRCCARAQWEIRQLAWNMLKICAKKMPEIFSGIGPKCETLKYCPEGRDFSCGRYPVKQNFDR; via the coding sequence ATGAAAGAATTATGGAGGTATGGTATAAATATGGGCAGCATGAAAGTAAAATTGCTGGAATCGACAAAAGATGCGGTGAATTTAATATATTCCGCCTGCCGGCAGTGTTATTCCGCCCGTTTTGCGGCGGAGATATTCCGCGATAAGAAGATATCGAAAAAGGAAAAAGCCCTTTTTATCAGGAAAATAGTGTCTTCGGGCCATGAGAGCCCGCTTGAACATGCCAAATTTACCTTTGCGGTCGAAGGAGTTTCCAGGGCTCTGACACACCAGCTTGTCAGGCACCGCATAGCTTCTTACTCGCAGCAGAGTCAGAGATATGTCAAAGATGAAAGTTTTAGTTACGTTACTCCTCCCGTTTTTAAGTCAGACACGCTCCTGATGAAAGAATATGAATCGTGCATGAAAATGATAAGCGGCTGTTACGGCAGATTGATTAGTATACTCGAAAGAAAGGGCATAAAGGGGGAGTCCGCCAACCAGGATGCAAGGTTTATCCTGCCCCAGGGCGCGGAGACTAAAATAGTTATTACCATGAACTGCAGGGAACTCATTCATTTTTTCAAGCAGCGTTGCTGCGCGAGGGCCCAGTGGGAAATAAGGCAGCTTGCGTGGAATATGTTGAAGATATGCGCTAAAAAGATGCCGGAAATTTTTTCCGGGATAGGGCCGAAATGTGAAACACTGAAATATTGTCCTGAAGGCAGGGATTTTTCATGCGGGAGGTATCCGGTTAAGCAGAATTTTGATAGATAA
- a CDS encoding aldose 1-epimerase family protein, whose amino-acid sequence MLSTISNKYAEVTVDDSGAELISFKLLSCNIEFIWGADEKIWGRHSPLLFPVVGKLKDGLYNFNGNSYNLNQHGFARDSRFKISGKEKNLISYELQYNDDTLNVFPFRFKLEITYLLEGSKLTVTYKVLNLDSKTMWFSIGAHPGLRCPFSHHEKFTDYYIEFEKKEHADRYFLENGLLSGKKELLLDNTKILQLDPVIFQDDAIILKDLKSKSLSLKSITSPHKITVSLERFPYLGLWMKPEFPLFICIEPWFGLADKYNCSGRLQDKEGILSLEPAKSFECFYKIIIE is encoded by the coding sequence ATGCTTTCAACTATTTCCAATAAATATGCCGAAGTCACAGTTGATGATTCAGGCGCGGAACTAATCAGTTTCAAATTATTATCCTGTAATATAGAATTTATATGGGGCGCGGATGAAAAAATCTGGGGAAGGCATTCTCCCCTGCTTTTCCCTGTTGTGGGCAAATTAAAAGACGGCCTTTATAACTTCAACGGGAATTCTTACAACTTAAATCAACACGGTTTCGCAAGGGATTCAAGGTTTAAAATTTCCGGAAAAGAGAAAAATCTTATCTCATACGAACTGCAATATAATGACGATACCTTAAATGTGTTCCCTTTCAGATTTAAACTTGAGATAACATACCTTCTTGAAGGAAGCAAACTGACCGTTACTTATAAAGTGTTGAATCTCGATTCAAAAACCATGTGGTTTTCCATAGGCGCCCATCCCGGTTTAAGGTGTCCGTTTTCCCATCATGAAAAATTTACGGATTATTATATCGAATTCGAAAAAAAAGAGCACGCTGACAGATATTTTCTTGAAAACGGACTGCTATCGGGCAAAAAAGAACTTCTTCTTGATAATACGAAAATACTACAGTTAGACCCTGTTATTTTCCAGGATGACGCAATCATCCTGAAAGATTTAAAATCAAAATCTTTATCATTAAAATCCATTACTTCTCCGCATAAAATAACCGTGAGTCTTGAAAGATTTCCATATCTGGGATTGTGGATGAAGCCCGAATTCCCTCTGTTCATATGCATTGAACCCTGGTTCGGGCTTGCCGACAAATATAACTGCTCAGGACGGTTGCAGGATAAAGAGGGAATCCTCTCTCTCGAGCCGGCTAAATCATTTGAATGTTTCTATAAGATTATTATAGAATAG
- the carB gene encoding carbamoyl-phosphate synthase large subunit: MPARKDIKKIMIIGSGPIIIGQACEFDYSGTQACKALKKLGYDVVLVNSNPATIMTDPGLADATYIEPLDAKTMEKIIEKERPDALLPNLGGQSGLNLSSELASMGILEKYGVKVIGVNVDAIKKGEDRTAFKETMNKLGIDMPKSQAVYSVEEAEKAASELGYPVVVRPAYTLGGTGGGLVYNLEELQAVASRGISASLVGQVLIEESVLGWEELELEVVRDSKNQMITVCFIENVDAMGVHTGDSYCTAPMLTISQELQQKLQKYSYDIVEAIQVIGGTNIQFAHDPQTGRIVVIEINPRTSRSSALASKATGFPIALISSMLAAGMTLDEIPYWKEGTLDKYKPSGEYVVVKFARWAFEKFKNAQDRLGTQMKAVGEVMSIGKNYKEAFQKSIRSLEINRYGLGFAKDFNKKSLDDLMALLKEPSSERQFIMYEALRKGADVNELFSKTHIKPWFLRQMKELVELEGEILKYRNNELPDELLIKAKKDGFADRYLSKILSVPEEKIRNQRLSLNITETWEPVPVSGVENAAYYFSTYNNKTDKVQTTSNKKVMVLGGGPNRIGQGIEFDYCCVHAAFTLKDEGYETIMVNCNPETVSTDYDTSDKLYFEPLTVEDVLSIYKKENPVGAIVQFGGQTPLNLADELEKAGVKILGTTPETIDLAEDRDRFGKMMAKLNIPMPESGMASTMEEAFAVAKRIGYPLMVRPSYVLGGRGMEIVHDEQMLKEYVTAAVDVTPERPILIDKFLENAVEAEADAISDGADTFIPAVMEHIEQAGIHSGDSACVIPPVSISEKSLKTICEYTKKIAKELKVVGLMNMQYAIANDIVYVLEANPRASRTVPLVSKVCNISMARIATQLMLGKKLSELNLKNRKIPHFGVKEAVLPFSMFQEVDPVLGPEMRSTGEVLGMADSFGLAYFKAQEAAKPELPVEGTVLITLSDKERKGALEIARQFKKLGFKIFATSGTHTYLQDNGIETEQIKKLHEGRPNIVDAIKNKEIHLIINTPIGHISKHDDSYIRKAAIKYKIPYITTVPAALAAVKGIAESEKGKFKVKSLQEYHRDIK; the protein is encoded by the coding sequence ATGCCGGCGCGAAAAGACATAAAAAAAATTATGATAATCGGTTCAGGCCCTATTATTATCGGACAGGCCTGCGAATTCGATTATTCAGGGACACAGGCATGCAAAGCATTAAAAAAGCTCGGTTATGATGTTGTACTGGTTAATTCCAACCCCGCTACGATAATGACAGATCCCGGTCTTGCTGATGCTACATATATAGAACCACTTGACGCGAAAACTATGGAGAAGATTATAGAGAAAGAACGTCCTGACGCCCTGCTTCCCAACCTCGGAGGCCAGTCAGGGCTGAACCTGAGCTCTGAACTTGCGTCAATGGGAATACTAGAAAAATACGGTGTAAAAGTCATAGGTGTTAACGTAGACGCGATAAAGAAAGGCGAAGACAGGACGGCTTTTAAAGAAACGATGAACAAATTAGGCATAGACATGCCGAAAAGCCAGGCTGTTTACAGCGTCGAGGAAGCGGAAAAAGCGGCCTCCGAACTCGGATATCCTGTGGTGGTAAGGCCCGCTTACACTCTTGGAGGCACCGGAGGCGGACTTGTATATAACCTTGAAGAACTTCAGGCCGTAGCCAGCAGAGGGATTTCCGCCAGTTTGGTGGGACAGGTTCTCATCGAAGAATCCGTCTTAGGCTGGGAAGAACTGGAACTTGAAGTCGTGAGAGATTCAAAAAACCAGATGATAACCGTTTGCTTTATCGAAAACGTAGATGCCATGGGCGTTCATACCGGAGATTCGTACTGCACAGCCCCGATGCTTACGATATCACAGGAACTTCAGCAGAAACTTCAAAAATACTCTTATGATATTGTTGAGGCAATCCAGGTTATAGGAGGAACAAATATCCAATTCGCGCACGACCCACAAACAGGGCGGATTGTTGTAATAGAGATAAACCCGAGAACTTCCAGGTCATCGGCTCTTGCATCCAAAGCAACCGGCTTCCCCATCGCATTAATATCTTCAATGCTCGCGGCGGGCATGACCCTGGATGAAATACCCTACTGGAAAGAAGGAACCCTCGATAAATATAAGCCTTCCGGCGAATATGTTGTAGTCAAGTTTGCGCGCTGGGCTTTTGAAAAATTCAAAAATGCACAGGACAGACTCGGAACCCAGATGAAAGCAGTCGGAGAAGTTATGAGCATAGGCAAAAATTACAAGGAAGCCTTCCAGAAATCGATACGCTCTCTTGAAATTAACAGGTACGGTCTGGGTTTCGCGAAAGATTTCAATAAAAAGAGCCTGGATGATTTAATGGCTCTTCTCAAAGAACCTTCCAGCGAACGTCAGTTTATCATGTACGAAGCGCTGAGGAAAGGGGCTGATGTCAATGAATTATTCAGTAAAACCCATATTAAACCATGGTTTTTAAGACAGATGAAAGAACTTGTGGAGCTTGAGGGGGAAATCCTTAAATACAGGAACAACGAACTGCCCGATGAATTGTTAATAAAGGCAAAAAAAGACGGGTTTGCCGACAGGTACCTTTCAAAAATATTATCCGTTCCGGAGGAAAAAATCAGAAATCAGCGCCTGTCATTGAATATTACCGAAACATGGGAACCTGTCCCCGTAAGCGGTGTGGAAAACGCCGCCTACTACTTCTCAACATATAACAATAAAACCGATAAAGTTCAAACAACATCCAATAAAAAAGTTATGGTTCTCGGCGGCGGGCCAAACCGCATCGGACAGGGAATAGAATTCGATTACTGCTGTGTTCATGCCGCTTTCACATTAAAAGACGAAGGCTATGAAACTATCATGGTTAACTGTAATCCGGAAACAGTTTCCACCGATTACGACACATCAGACAAGCTATATTTCGAACCACTTACGGTTGAAGATGTCCTGAGTATTTACAAGAAGGAAAACCCGGTTGGGGCAATTGTCCAATTCGGAGGGCAAACTCCCCTGAATTTAGCAGATGAACTGGAAAAAGCAGGTGTTAAGATACTGGGAACAACGCCTGAAACCATAGACCTCGCCGAAGACCGCGACCGCTTTGGAAAAATGATGGCCAAGCTTAATATTCCTATGCCCGAATCCGGAATGGCAAGCACAATGGAAGAAGCATTTGCCGTCGCCAAACGAATCGGATACCCTCTTATGGTCAGGCCCTCATATGTACTGGGCGGACGCGGAATGGAAATAGTCCATGATGAACAAATGCTGAAAGAATATGTCACTGCGGCTGTAGATGTGACACCCGAAAGGCCGATACTTATTGATAAATTCCTGGAAAACGCCGTAGAGGCCGAAGCGGACGCGATCTCAGACGGCGCCGATACATTTATTCCCGCCGTTATGGAACATATCGAACAGGCCGGAATACATTCCGGAGACTCGGCATGTGTCATTCCTCCGGTCAGCATATCGGAAAAAAGCCTGAAAACGATATGTGAATACACGAAAAAAATAGCCAAAGAATTGAAGGTAGTCGGCCTGATGAACATGCAATACGCAATCGCAAATGATATAGTATATGTCCTGGAGGCTAATCCGAGAGCTTCAAGGACTGTCCCGCTTGTTTCAAAGGTTTGCAATATTTCAATGGCAAGAATCGCGACTCAGTTAATGCTCGGTAAGAAACTTTCGGAGCTTAACCTGAAAAACAGGAAAATCCCTCATTTCGGCGTAAAGGAAGCCGTGCTTCCCTTCTCTATGTTCCAGGAAGTGGATCCTGTGCTCGGTCCGGAAATGCGTTCAACCGGTGAAGTGCTCGGAATGGCAGATTCTTTCGGTTTAGCATATTTTAAAGCCCAGGAAGCCGCAAAACCCGAGCTTCCTGTAGAAGGAACTGTTCTCATAACGCTATCCGACAAAGAGCGCAAAGGCGCATTGGAAATAGCCAGACAGTTTAAGAAACTTGGATTTAAAATATTTGCGACATCAGGAACACACACGTATCTGCAAGATAACGGAATAGAAACAGAGCAAATAAAAAAATTGCATGAAGGAAGGCCTAACATAGTTGACGCCATAAAAAACAAGGAAATTCATCTGATAATCAACACTCCCATAGGCCATATCAGCAAACACGACGACTCTTATATCAGGAAAGCGGCAATAAAATATAAAATTCCGTATATAACAACCGTACCTGCCGCTCTGGCGGCCGTAAAAGGCATAGCAGAATCAGAAAAGGGAAAATTCAAAGTTAAATCTCTCCAGGAATATCACAGAGACATTAAATAA
- a CDS encoding PEP-CTERM sorting domain-containing protein — protein sequence MKHTYLSLVAVLLLVLTANTPASANLLADSGFDSMAVQEIKWDTTPWWGGGGGGTASGGGSWVTDSNSKSAPHSATLFLYGSNWAYSMIAQTIESGINPGTQYAASAFFNRQSDITPGGALFKIEWLNAGGGVIKTDEGASLFNNTYTAGLWHSLSDVFTAPTDTVGAKYEIVFSKTGAGDPNDIWVDDASFDVVPEPTSIVLLGLGLVGVISITRRKR from the coding sequence ATGAAACACACGTATTTAAGCCTGGTTGCGGTATTACTTCTGGTATTGACCGCAAACACTCCCGCTTCAGCTAATTTGTTAGCCGACTCGGGCTTTGATTCAATGGCCGTACAGGAAATTAAATGGGATACAACCCCCTGGTGGGGCGGTGGCGGCGGCGGCACTGCATCAGGCGGCGGCTCATGGGTTACAGACAGCAATTCCAAAAGCGCTCCCCACTCTGCCACACTTTTCCTGTATGGCAGCAACTGGGCATATTCAATGATTGCGCAAACGATAGAAAGCGGGATTAATCCCGGGACACAATACGCGGCTTCGGCATTTTTCAACAGGCAGTCGGATATTACCCCGGGTGGAGCCTTGTTTAAAATTGAATGGCTTAATGCCGGCGGCGGGGTAATAAAAACAGATGAAGGGGCTTCACTCTTCAATAACACTTACACAGCCGGCTTATGGCATTCTCTTTCAGACGTATTCACAGCTCCGACAGATACCGTAGGCGCAAAATATGAAATCGTATTCAGCAAAACAGGGGCAGGGGATCCAAATGATATATGGGTTGACGACGCCTCTTTTGATGTTGTGCCTGAACCGACAAGCATAGTCCTTTTAGGGTTGGGACTTGTTGGAGTAATTTCGATAACACGCAGAAAGAGATAA